In Halomarina salina, the genomic window TCCCGCCGTCGTGTTCGAGTCTCGAATCCGGGCTACTCAGTGCGTCCAGCGGCCGGTGTCGACCCCTGCGTCGGAGTCGTCCTCGGGGCGGAGCGGACGTTGATACGAGAGTCCCGCCTCCTTCATCAGTCGACGACAGCTCGGGAGCGAGTAGTTCACGTCGAACGCCTCCTCCAGGTGCCGCTGCACGAGCGACGGCGACCAGGCGGTGGCGTCGTACCCGGCGTCCGTCGGTGGGGCGTGCAACGTCTCCGTCAGCCGCTGTAGCTGCTCGTCGTCGAGCTTTCGCGGTCGACCGCTCCGCTCCTCGTCGGAGACGGCGTCCACCAGTGACTCGTCGTCGTCGAGTCGTTTCAGCCAGCTGTAGATGGTCCGCCGCTCGACGCCGTACCACTCGGCGAGCTCCGTCTGCGAGACGCCGTTCTTGTACGCGATGGCCGCCGTGAGTCGCTGGGCCGGCGTACTTCCCTCTATCTCCCGGAGTGCCCGCCGGAGTTCGTCGAGGGTGATGTCGTCGAGGTGGTCCATACTCCACCAACGAACTTCGAGTAGTTAGTTCTAACGAATACTGCCCGGTTCTCGGGGGGAGAAGTCGGCCAGACGTGTCAGTCGCTCGTCCGGTAGTCGACGTAGGCGTCGTCCTCCATCACGGCGCTCCGGCCGCCGTCGACGACGAGGCTGGCACCCGTGACGAACGCGGCGTCGTCGCTGGCGAGGAACGCCGCGACGCCAGCCACGTCCGCCGGGGTACCGATGCGGCCGGTTGGGTGCATCGCCTCGACTCGCTCCCGGTCGACGTCGGCCAGTTCCTCGCGCGTGCGAGCGATCTCCACCCAGCCGGGGTTGATGGTGTTGACGCGGACACCCTGCCTGCTGAAGTCGAGCGCCATCGCCCGCGTCATCCCGTCGATACCGGCCTTCACGGCGTTGTAGGGGAACAGCCCCGGCATCGTCAGGAGCGCGTGGTTCGAGGACATGTTGAGGACGCTCGCGCCACGGCCCATGTGTTCGACGGCGTGTTTCGCACCGAGCCAGAACGAGCGGAAGTCGGTCTCCACGACGAACGCCCAGTCGTCCATCGTCGCGTCCTGCGCCGTGGTCTCGGTCTGGACGCCGGCGTTGTTGACGAGGACGTCGAGGCCGCCGTACTCCTCGACGGTGGCTCCGACGAGGACCTCGATGTCGTCCGGGTCGCGCATGTCGGCGCGGACGAACCGCGCCGCTCCCCCTGCGTCGCGGATGTCCTCGACGACCGCCTCTCCGGGTTCCGCCGAGCGCCCGGTCACGACGACGGCCGCTCCCTCGGCGGCGAACCGTCGAGCGACGCCCTCGCCGATGCCGCGGGTGCTCCCGGTGACGAGCGCCGTCTTCCCGTCGAACCGGCCGGGGACTGCGTTCTCGGTCGGGTCGGTCGTACGGGGCGTCGCGGTCACGTCCGATGGGGTGTCGTCCGCCATCGTCACCACTCCGCGACGCTCCCGTCGTCGTGCCGCCAGACGGGGTTGTGCCAGTCGACGTCCCGTTCCGCCTGCTCGCGGACGTACTCCTCGTTCACCTCGATGCCGAGACCGGGCCCGGTCGGTACGTCGACGTAGCCCTCGTCGTAGGTGAACACGTCCGGGTCCGCGAGGTAGTCGAGCACGTCGCCGCCCTCGTTGTAGTGGATGTCGAGGCTCTGCTCCTGGATGAGCGCGTTGTGCGAGCAGGCGTCGACCTGGATGCACGACGCGAGCGCGATGGGACCGAGCGGGCAGTGTGGCGCGAGCGCCACGTCGTACGCCTCGGCCATGCTCGCTATCTTCCTCACCTCGGTGATGCCCCCCGCGTGCGAGAGGTCGGGCTGGATGATATCGACGGCCCCGTCGGCGAGCACCTGTTTGAAGTCCCAGCGCGAGAACATCCGCTCGCCCGTCGCGATGGGGATGGAGGTGTGAGCGGCGAGGTCCGGGAGCGACTCGTTCTGCTCGGGCAACACCGGCTCCTCGATGAAGAACGGATCGTACGGTTCGAGCGCGCTCGCCAGTCGCTTCGCCATCGGCTTCGCCACGCGCCCGTGGAAGTCGACGCCGATGTCCACCTCCGGCCCGACGGCCTCGCGGACCGACGCGATGCGGTCGGCCGCCGCCTGGACGCTCGCGGGCGTGTCGACCGAGCGCATCTCGGAGGTGGCGTTCATCTTCAGCGCGGTGAACCCCTCGTCGACCTTCTCACCCGCGGCCTCGCCGACGTCGGCCGGGCGGTCGCCGCCGATCCACTGGTAGACGCGGATGCGGTCGCGAGCGCGGCCGCCGAGCAACTGGTGGACGGGCGCGTCGAACGCCTTCCCCTTGATGTCCCAGAGCGCCTGGTCGACGCCCGCGATGGCGCTCATGAGGATGGGACCGCCCCGGTAGAACCCGCCGCGGTACATCGCCTGCCAGTGGTCCTCGATGCGGTGGGGGTCCTCCCCGAGCAGGTAGTTGTCCAGCAGCTCCTCGACGGCGGTCCGGACCGTCTTCGAGCGCCCCTCGACGACGGGTTCGCCCCAGCCGACGAGCCCGTCGCTCGTCTCGACCCGGAGGAACAGCCACCGGGGGGGCACTTCGAACAGTTCGTAGTCGACGACCTTCGTCATGTGTTACGGCCACCAACTGACCGTTCGCTAATAACCCTTCGCGTCCGCCGGAGTCACCGTCCGGCGAGACCGCCGTACTCGTGGTGTCGGACCCATCGCCTCGACAGTCGGCACCTCCGCCGTCGGGCGTCTCCCCAATGCAGGGGGCGGGCGAATAGATAACAACTCTAGCGGTGTTATCCAGCGGCGCGTGCAGATTCGGAGTTGGCCCCTGCGTCTCGCGGCGGTTCAGCAGCGAGATCGTCGACGGCCTCGTCGAGCCGACGACGCTCCGGGGAGCGCTCGGTCGGGTCGACCGACTCCAGTCAT contains:
- a CDS encoding SDR family NAD(P)-dependent oxidoreductase; this encodes MADDTPSDVTATPRTTDPTENAVPGRFDGKTALVTGSTRGIGEGVARRFAAEGAAVVVTGRSAEPGEAVVEDIRDAGGAARFVRADMRDPDDIEVLVGATVEEYGGLDVLVNNAGVQTETTAQDATMDDWAFVVETDFRSFWLGAKHAVEHMGRGASVLNMSSNHALLTMPGLFPYNAVKAGIDGMTRAMALDFSRQGVRVNTINPGWVEIARTREELADVDRERVEAMHPTGRIGTPADVAGVAAFLASDDAAFVTGASLVVDGGRSAVMEDDAYVDYRTSD
- the dgoD gene encoding galactonate dehydratase codes for the protein MTKVVDYELFEVPPRWLFLRVETSDGLVGWGEPVVEGRSKTVRTAVEELLDNYLLGEDPHRIEDHWQAMYRGGFYRGGPILMSAIAGVDQALWDIKGKAFDAPVHQLLGGRARDRIRVYQWIGGDRPADVGEAAGEKVDEGFTALKMNATSEMRSVDTPASVQAAADRIASVREAVGPEVDIGVDFHGRVAKPMAKRLASALEPYDPFFIEEPVLPEQNESLPDLAAHTSIPIATGERMFSRWDFKQVLADGAVDIIQPDLSHAGGITEVRKIASMAEAYDVALAPHCPLGPIALASCIQVDACSHNALIQEQSLDIHYNEGGDVLDYLADPDVFTYDEGYVDVPTGPGLGIEVNEEYVREQAERDVDWHNPVWRHDDGSVAEW